From Thiomicrospira sp. XS5, one genomic window encodes:
- the pstB gene encoding phosphate ABC transporter ATP-binding protein PstB, whose product MTEQNMNISIDRDHRGMHLDNEKMAIEVKDWNLFYGSKQALQNINMKLPQNRVTAFIGPSGCGKSTLLRCFNRMNDLIDIVRVEGEMLLHGDDMYSKHMDVAALRRRVGMVFQKPNPFPKSIYENVCYGLRLQGISDKNVLDETVEWALKGAGLWEEVKDRLDENALGMSGGQQQRLCIARAIAIKPEVLLLDEPTSALDPISTLAIEELIFELKKDFTILIVTHNMQQAARVSDYTAFMYMGDLIEYTDTDSLFTNPQVKRTEDYISGRYG is encoded by the coding sequence ATGACTGAACAGAATATGAATATTTCGATTGATCGTGATCATCGTGGTATGCACTTGGACAACGAAAAAATGGCGATTGAGGTCAAGGACTGGAACCTGTTTTACGGTTCCAAACAAGCCTTACAGAACATCAATATGAAACTGCCGCAAAACCGTGTGACGGCCTTTATCGGACCGTCCGGTTGCGGGAAGTCCACCTTGTTGCGTTGCTTTAACCGCATGAACGATTTGATTGACATCGTGCGCGTGGAAGGCGAAATGCTGCTGCACGGCGATGACATGTACAGCAAGCACATGGATGTGGCGGCGCTGCGTCGTCGTGTGGGCATGGTGTTCCAGAAGCCGAACCCTTTCCCGAAATCGATTTATGAAAACGTCTGTTACGGTTTGCGCCTGCAAGGCATCAGCGATAAAAACGTGTTGGATGAAACGGTGGAATGGGCCTTGAAAGGTGCCGGGCTTTGGGAAGAAGTCAAAGATCGTTTGGATGAGAATGCTTTGGGCATGTCCGGTGGGCAGCAACAACGTTTGTGTATCGCGCGCGCCATCGCCATCAAGCCGGAAGTTTTATTGTTGGACGAACCGACATCAGCACTGGACCCGATTTCCACCTTGGCCATCGAAGAGCTGATTTTCGAGCTGAAAAAGGACTTCACGATTTTGATCGTCACGCACAACATGCAGCAGGCGGCCCGTGTGTCCGATTACACCGCATTCATGTACATGGGAGACTTGATCGAATACACCGATACCGACTCTCTGTTCACGAATCCGCAAGTCAAACGCACCGAAGATTACATTTCCGGTCGTTACGGTTAA
- the phoU gene encoding phosphate signaling complex protein PhoU, translating into MEKQEFSSHISEMLNRNLEDLFNHILEMGGMVERQFESALVALGSGDTEKAVEIIAFDKAINKAEMEIDRLCAKVLARQQPTASDLRLIIAAIRIAIDLERMGDEIVKIAKMVIVFGKEHEVKCAELPGYVELMDISTRSNVMLKTALDSFARVSTEGAGKIIQEEELIDDIFAKAMVDLKISLKEMPDQVECLMEMIIALRASERVSDHARNIVESIIYLVQGMDMRNLDSDRLNEFLSELES; encoded by the coding sequence ATGGAAAAACAAGAATTCAGCTCACACATTTCGGAAATGCTGAACCGTAATCTGGAAGATTTGTTCAACCACATTTTGGAAATGGGCGGCATGGTTGAGCGCCAGTTTGAGTCGGCTTTGGTTGCCTTGGGCAGCGGCGACACCGAAAAAGCGGTGGAGATTATCGCCTTCGACAAAGCGATTAATAAAGCGGAAATGGAAATTGACCGTTTGTGCGCGAAAGTGTTGGCGCGCCAGCAACCGACGGCTTCCGACCTGCGTTTGATTATTGCCGCGATTCGCATCGCCATCGACTTGGAACGAATGGGCGACGAAATCGTGAAAATCGCGAAAATGGTCATCGTTTTCGGAAAAGAACATGAAGTGAAGTGTGCGGAGCTGCCGGGCTATGTTGAGTTGATGGATATTTCCACGCGCTCCAACGTTATGTTGAAAACTGCTTTGGATTCGTTTGCTCGTGTGTCCACCGAAGGGGCGGGTAAAATCATTCAGGAAGAAGAGTTGATCGACGACATTTTTGCCAAAGCCATGGTGGATTTGAAAATCTCTCTGAAAGAGATGCCGGATCAAGTAGAATGTCTGATGGAAATGATTATCGCATTGCGCGCCTCCGAGCGTGTATCGGATCATGCCAGAAACATTGTGGAAAGCATCATCTACCTGGTTCAAGGGATGGATATGCGTAACCTAGACAGCGATCGCTTGAACGAGTTCTTGAGCGAGCTGGAATCTTAA
- the phoB gene encoding phosphate regulon transcriptional regulator PhoB — protein sequence MTEQCILVVEDEAAIRDMLNFTLTAANYKVIEAPNAEQGWKMLLEHQPDCVLLDWMLPGVSGVSLAQRIRQNDQTASTPILMLTARGEENDQVQGFEAGADDYVVKPFSPRALVARVKALLRRQSPEKNALDVVRTGDLKLDLSSYRFTVNDQEVKLGPTEFKLMHFFMTHSNRVYTRVQLLDHVWGENVVVEERTVDVHIRRLRKLLEPVGASDTIQTVRGAGYRFSVE from the coding sequence ATGACAGAGCAATGCATTTTAGTGGTCGAAGATGAAGCCGCGATTCGCGACATGTTGAATTTCACCTTAACAGCGGCGAATTACAAAGTCATCGAAGCCCCGAATGCAGAGCAAGGCTGGAAGATGTTATTGGAACACCAGCCGGACTGCGTATTGCTGGATTGGATGTTGCCGGGCGTTTCCGGCGTCTCCTTGGCCCAGCGCATTCGTCAAAACGACCAGACCGCCAGTACGCCAATTCTCATGCTGACGGCGCGCGGGGAAGAAAATGACCAGGTACAGGGCTTTGAAGCCGGTGCCGACGATTATGTGGTTAAACCCTTTTCGCCGCGTGCGTTGGTGGCGCGCGTCAAAGCGTTACTGCGTCGTCAGTCGCCTGAAAAGAATGCTTTGGATGTGGTTCGAACCGGTGATTTGAAGCTGGATTTGTCGAGTTACCGTTTTACAGTCAATGACCAAGAAGTTAAACTTGGGCCAACAGAGTTCAAGTTAATGCACTTCTTTATGACGCACTCCAACCGAGTCTATACACGGGTTCAGTTATTGGACCATGTTTGGGGGGAGAATGTCGTGGTCGAGGAAAGAACCGTCGATGTTCACATTCGACGTCTTAGAAAACTATTGGAGCCCGTCGGGGCGTCCGATACGATTCAAACCGTGAGAGGTGCTGGCTATCGTTTCTCTGTTGAATAA
- the phoR gene encoding phosphate regulon sensor histidine kinase PhoR, giving the protein MSKGISRELTWVITSVWLALFIAWVTDWWMATFVGYVLFYIARQLYSIHRFELWMKGTPNVSYPPGSGLWGELGYLVSRKQRSLEKHADLQFYKSEQFLAASMTVPDAIISLNEANQIEWFNNSAKKLFKLKHSDTHRKIENLLRHPDFIQYLKSGRYEKSVILSSLNGIQRVFSLKLFPYFQAHKLLIVKDIHELYNLAQIRRDFIANASHELRTPLTVLNGYIEVMMDGQEPDSIWVKPLEQMHNQSERMQSIINDLLTLSAMESETLVGKEKTVPIAPILKKMEQDATQMSQGKHSFRFELDESLALKGYEEPLKSVLMNLISNAIRYTPDGGQITVRWYEDAKGPHFQVEDTGIGISQEHISRLTERFYRVDTARSRDTGGTGLGLAIVKHILERHEAKLVIKSQLGKGSSFRCDFPRSKAVH; this is encoded by the coding sequence GTGTCAAAAGGAATTTCGCGGGAGCTCACCTGGGTCATCACCAGTGTTTGGCTCGCCCTGTTCATCGCATGGGTGACCGATTGGTGGATGGCCACCTTTGTCGGTTATGTGTTGTTCTACATTGCCCGCCAGCTTTACAGTATCCACCGTTTTGAACTTTGGATGAAAGGCACGCCCAATGTGTCTTATCCGCCCGGCTCCGGTTTGTGGGGGGAGTTGGGGTATTTGGTGTCGCGGAAACAGCGTTCACTGGAAAAGCACGCCGACTTACAGTTTTACAAATCCGAACAATTTCTCGCGGCCTCCATGACGGTGCCGGACGCCATTATTTCGCTTAACGAAGCCAATCAAATCGAGTGGTTTAATAACTCCGCCAAAAAACTGTTTAAGCTGAAACACAGCGATACACACCGTAAAATCGAAAACCTGTTACGCCACCCGGATTTCATTCAGTACCTCAAGTCGGGGCGTTATGAAAAATCGGTGATTTTATCCTCGCTGAACGGCATTCAACGGGTGTTCAGTTTGAAATTGTTTCCGTATTTTCAGGCGCATAAACTGCTCATTGTGAAAGACATTCACGAGCTTTACAACCTGGCGCAAATTCGCCGTGATTTCATTGCCAACGCCTCGCATGAACTGCGCACGCCTTTAACCGTTTTAAACGGTTATATCGAAGTGATGATGGATGGTCAGGAACCGGATTCGATTTGGGTGAAACCGCTGGAACAAATGCATAATCAGTCGGAGCGCATGCAATCCATTATCAATGATCTGTTGACATTATCGGCGATGGAATCGGAAACGCTGGTCGGTAAGGAGAAAACCGTTCCGATTGCTCCCATCCTCAAAAAAATGGAACAGGACGCCACTCAGATGAGCCAAGGAAAACACAGTTTTAGGTTTGAGTTGGACGAGAGTCTGGCGTTGAAAGGTTACGAAGAACCGCTGAAGAGTGTGTTGATGAACCTGATTTCCAATGCCATTCGTTATACGCCGGACGGCGGGCAGATCACCGTACGCTGGTACGAAGACGCAAAAGGGCCGCACTTTCAGGTGGAGGATACGGGCATCGGCATTTCACAGGAACACATCAGTCGCTTGACCGAACGTTTTTATCGGGTGGACACGGCCCGTTCACGCGACACCGGCGGCACCGGCTTAGGCTTAGCCATCGTCAAACACATTTTAGAACGCCATGAAGCCAAGCTGGTGATTAAAAGTCAGCTGGGTAAAGGGTCAAGCTTCCGATGTGATTTCCCGCGCAGCAAGGCGGTGCATTAA
- a CDS encoding inorganic phosphate transporter: MEFRDINDIEDATSKSRKEMFRFGSALLFIILIMLFSANLQLGTGTVSVELVIAAMIGGYMAMNIGANDVANNVGPAVGSKALTLTGAIIIAAVFESAGALIAGGDVISTIKKGIIDPDLIENGDTFVWLMIAALLSGAIWLNLATAMGAPVSTTHSIVGGVLGAGIAATGWEIANWDKMGAIAASWVISPVIGGLIAAMFLLWIKRSITYQDDMLSAAKKTVPILISVMAWAFSTYLILKGLKKIWHADFLTASLVGLVIAFMVYLSVRPMIARQAIGLKSNKASVNALFTIPLIFAAALLSFAHGANDVANAVGPLAAINDAVQSHQVSTKAEIPLWVMLIGAIGISLGLLLFGPKLIKTVGSEITELDQMRAFSIAMAAAITVIIASQLGLPVSSTHIAVGGIFGVGFLREYLKRNYAKTLQQIRDHHEGANQAEIEQYIDRFGKASLQEKKTMLAELKQHKAEVELTKKERKSLNKVYQKELVKRSAFLKIVAAWVITVPVSGILAAMIYFTIRGMMLP; this comes from the coding sequence ATGGAATTTCGGGACATTAATGACATAGAAGACGCCACTAGCAAAAGCCGAAAGGAGATGTTCCGCTTCGGATCGGCCCTGCTCTTCATTATCCTCATCATGCTTTTCTCCGCCAATTTGCAACTCGGTACCGGAACGGTCAGTGTTGAATTGGTCATTGCCGCCATGATCGGTGGCTACATGGCGATGAACATCGGCGCCAATGACGTGGCCAACAATGTCGGTCCCGCTGTCGGCTCCAAAGCCTTGACTTTAACCGGTGCCATTATTATCGCGGCGGTCTTCGAATCCGCCGGCGCCTTAATTGCCGGTGGCGACGTCATCAGCACCATTAAAAAAGGCATTATCGATCCCGACCTGATTGAAAACGGCGACACCTTTGTCTGGTTAATGATTGCCGCTCTCCTGTCCGGCGCCATCTGGCTGAATCTGGCCACGGCCATGGGCGCGCCGGTGTCCACCACCCACTCCATTGTGGGCGGCGTCCTCGGGGCCGGCATCGCTGCCACCGGTTGGGAAATCGCCAACTGGGACAAAATGGGGGCCATTGCCGCCAGTTGGGTTATATCGCCGGTCATTGGCGGTTTAATCGCGGCCATGTTCCTGCTTTGGATCAAACGTAGCATCACTTATCAGGATGATATGCTGTCCGCCGCGAAAAAGACCGTCCCGATTCTGATTTCCGTCATGGCCTGGGCTTTCTCGACTTACTTGATTCTGAAAGGGCTCAAAAAAATCTGGCACGCGGACTTTTTGACCGCGTCACTGGTCGGTCTGGTCATCGCCTTCATGGTGTATTTAAGCGTCCGTCCGATGATTGCCCGCCAGGCGATTGGCTTGAAAAGCAATAAAGCCAGCGTCAACGCCCTCTTTACCATTCCATTAATTTTCGCCGCCGCACTCTTGAGCTTCGCACACGGTGCCAATGACGTCGCCAACGCCGTCGGGCCTTTGGCGGCCATTAACGATGCGGTACAAAGCCACCAGGTCTCCACCAAAGCGGAAATTCCGCTGTGGGTTATGTTGATCGGGGCCATCGGCATCAGTTTGGGCTTGCTATTGTTCGGCCCGAAACTGATTAAAACCGTCGGTTCCGAAATCACGGAACTGGACCAAATGCGCGCCTTCTCGATTGCGATGGCCGCGGCGATTACCGTTATCATTGCGTCTCAGTTGGGCTTGCCGGTCAGCTCCACTCACATTGCGGTCGGCGGGATTTTCGGCGTTGGTTTCTTACGCGAATACTTAAAGCGCAACTACGCCAAAACCCTGCAACAAATTCGTGACCACCACGAAGGCGCCAATCAGGCGGAAATCGAACAGTACATCGACCGTTTCGGAAAAGCCAGTCTTCAGGAAAAGAAAACCATGCTGGCGGAACTGAAGCAGCATAAAGCGGAAGTGGAGTTAACCAAGAAAGAACGTAAATCCTTGAATAAGGTGTATCAGAAAGAACTGGTCAAGCGTTCAGCGTTCTTGAAAATCGTTGCCGCTTGGGTCATCACCGTCCCGGTTTCCGGCATTCTCGCCGCGATGATTTATTTCACCATCCGCGGCATGATGTTGCCATAA
- a CDS encoding PstS family phosphate ABC transporter substrate-binding protein produces MKRNLLIAMGLATAVVSNTVYAAGVDSAIPEYKKVSGVSGNLSSVGSDTLANLMTLWAEEFKRTYPNVNIQIQAAGSSTAPPALTESTSNIGPMSRKMKSKETAMFEKKHGYKPTAIGVAIDALAVYVNKDNPIKGLAIPQVDAIFSSTRKCGAKNDITTWGGVGLTGEWKDKSIQLYGRNSVSGTYGYFKKKALCKGDYKSSVNEQPGSASVVQSVTSSMNGIGYSGIGYKTAGVKAVPLSKKNDGKFVAATPENALNGTYPLARVLYVYVNKAPNKPLEPVVKQFLNLVLSQKGQQDVVKDGYIPLPANMVEKYRSIINK; encoded by the coding sequence ATGAAACGCAATCTACTAATTGCAATGGGTCTTGCGACCGCTGTGGTCTCTAACACTGTTTATGCTGCGGGTGTGGATTCTGCTATTCCAGAATACAAAAAAGTTTCCGGTGTTTCCGGTAACTTGTCTTCTGTTGGTTCTGATACATTGGCGAACTTGATGACACTTTGGGCGGAAGAGTTCAAACGTACTTATCCTAACGTCAATATTCAAATCCAAGCCGCCGGTTCTTCAACGGCTCCTCCAGCGTTGACTGAGTCAACTTCTAACATCGGTCCTATGAGCCGTAAAATGAAGTCTAAAGAAACGGCCATGTTTGAAAAGAAACACGGTTATAAGCCTACTGCAATCGGTGTTGCAATCGATGCGTTAGCGGTTTACGTTAACAAAGATAACCCAATCAAAGGGTTGGCGATTCCACAAGTAGATGCGATCTTCTCTTCAACTCGTAAGTGTGGTGCGAAAAACGATATCACAACTTGGGGTGGTGTTGGCCTAACAGGTGAGTGGAAAGACAAGTCTATCCAACTTTACGGGCGTAACTCTGTTTCCGGTACTTACGGTTACTTCAAAAAGAAAGCACTTTGTAAAGGTGACTACAAGTCTTCTGTGAACGAGCAACCAGGTTCGGCTTCCGTTGTTCAGTCTGTAACGTCTTCTATGAACGGCATCGGTTATTCCGGTATCGGTTATAAAACAGCTGGCGTTAAAGCAGTTCCGCTTTCTAAGAAAAACGACGGTAAATTCGTCGCGGCGACCCCTGAGAACGCTTTGAACGGCACTTATCCTTTGGCACGTGTACTTTACGTTTACGTCAACAAAGCGCCTAACAAGCCACTTGAACCAGTTGTGAAACAATTCTTGAACTTGGTTCTTTCTCAAAAAGGTCAACAAGACGTAGTGAAAGACGGTTACATCCCTCTACCAGCGAACATGGTTGAGAAATACCGTTCAATCATCAACAAATAA
- a CDS encoding 2Fe-2S iron-sulfur cluster binding domain-containing protein codes for MPKIKVSGQGECEFDGQFSLLDALDEAGFDMPYSCRGGNCGACEVRLVSGDVEEIQDPVYETDGGYILTCSVIPLSDIEIELV; via the coding sequence ATGCCGAAAATTAAAGTATCAGGACAAGGAGAATGTGAATTTGACGGCCAGTTTTCATTACTGGACGCATTGGACGAAGCCGGGTTTGATATGCCCTACAGCTGTCGCGGCGGCAACTGCGGTGCCTGTGAAGTGCGCTTGGTTTCCGGTGATGTGGAAGAAATTCAGGATCCGGTCTATGAAACTGACGGTGGCTACATCTTGACGTGCAGCGTGATTCCTTTGTCGGACATTGAAATCGAATTGGTTTAG
- a CDS encoding ion transporter — MTWTAFQSKFQHIRDNKVFELFVISVIILSSLLIGVRTYDLPDAAVTLLWVMDYGVTVFFLIEILIRMAAEDRLKDFFKKGWNIFDFTIVVVSLIPLDDSEYALIARMLRLFRVMRLISFIPELRVLVSALITALPRMGYVALLMFIIFYLYAVIGNLMFAEINPKLWGDLGISLLTLFRVATFEDWTDVMYETMTVYSLSWIYYLTFIFFSAFVFLNMMIGIVVEVLDEEHKKMLAEEEEVVHQKEQAYQDKLEGEIAALHEKLDRLLAERSEVRS, encoded by the coding sequence ATGACGTGGACAGCGTTTCAGTCTAAATTTCAACACATTCGCGACAACAAAGTGTTCGAGTTGTTTGTCATTTCCGTGATTATCCTCTCGTCGCTTTTAATTGGGGTACGGACCTATGATTTGCCCGATGCGGCGGTTACGCTCCTGTGGGTCATGGATTATGGCGTGACGGTGTTTTTCTTGATTGAAATTCTGATTCGGATGGCGGCGGAAGATCGTTTGAAGGATTTCTTCAAGAAGGGCTGGAATATCTTTGATTTCACCATTGTGGTGGTGAGTTTGATTCCGTTGGACGATTCCGAGTATGCCTTGATTGCGCGGATGCTGCGTTTGTTCCGGGTCATGCGTTTGATTTCGTTTATTCCGGAACTGCGGGTGCTGGTCAGTGCTTTGATTACCGCCTTGCCGCGCATGGGATACGTGGCGTTGTTGATGTTCATTATCTTCTATTTGTATGCCGTTATCGGTAATCTGATGTTTGCCGAGATCAATCCGAAACTGTGGGGCGACTTGGGGATTTCCCTGTTGACCCTGTTCCGGGTCGCCACCTTTGAGGACTGGACGGATGTGATGTACGAAACCATGACGGTGTACAGCTTAAGTTGGATTTATTATCTGACGTTCATTTTCTTCTCGGCGTTCGTCTTCCTGAACATGATGATCGGGATCGTCGTGGAAGTGCTGGACGAAGAACATAAAAAAATGCTGGCCGAGGAAGAGGAGGTCGTGCATCAAAAAGAGCAGGCGTACCAGGATAAGCTGGAAGGCGAAATCGCGGCCTTACACGAAAAATTGGATCGGTTGCTGGCGGAGCGCAGCGAGGTGCGATCTTAA